From Myxococcota bacterium, one genomic window encodes:
- the metG gene encoding methionine--tRNA ligase yields MKYLVTPALPYANGPLHLGHMVEHVQVDVFVRALRMAGEDVAFVCGADSHGTPIEINAAKAGEDPASYVKSWQARHETTLARFGVMFDNGYGSTHTDLNRKHAEDIFNKLNAKVDIKVRDIDQLFDPQAGRFLPDRLIKGTCPKCQAPDQYGDSCEKCGSTYRPTELINPKSTLTGETPILKSSKHYFFELSKYADKLKAWTQKAGVLPAEVQNSLQGWFADGLKDWDISRDAPYFGFLIPGESDKYFYVWLDAPVGYISLSEAAGMLERWSDPDTKIIHFIGKDIVYFHTLFWPAMLMGAGYTLPSQIAVHGMLTVNGEKMSKSRGTFILADRYAEYLEPEALRYYLACKLSARIEDIDLSFEDFIGRVNADLVNKIINLISRTVPLLHKGYAGKPGALDLKIVSEVSAAAANIEQAYRLRDTMQVVRDVVQIADIANKYLQDNSPWDGKKNTPEQAHQQLSTALWAGKVCVGLLKPILPQVAEQTEKMLGLSAFTFANILTPLPTDQALATYTRLFERIDSKKVTQMLEIDQTPMSSRAPTRDPVPESLNITIDDFMKVDLRAALVVEAKAVEGSDKLIAVTLDVGPLGKRNVFSGLRPHIQPEELVGKIVMLVANLAPRKMKFGISEGMICAAGDVPKLVLATGANPGDQIR; encoded by the coding sequence ATGAAATACCTCGTGACCCCCGCTCTTCCTTACGCGAACGGTCCCCTTCATCTTGGCCATATGGTCGAACATGTTCAAGTAGATGTTTTCGTAAGAGCACTGCGCATGGCTGGTGAAGACGTCGCATTTGTTTGCGGTGCGGACAGTCACGGCACGCCGATTGAAATCAATGCAGCGAAAGCTGGCGAAGATCCAGCCAGCTATGTGAAATCTTGGCAAGCACGCCACGAGACCACCCTCGCGCGATTTGGTGTCATGTTTGACAATGGTTATGGCAGCACACACACGGATTTAAATCGCAAACATGCCGAAGATATTTTTAACAAATTAAATGCCAAAGTCGATATCAAAGTACGCGACATCGACCAACTTTTCGACCCACAGGCAGGTCGCTTCCTGCCCGACAGGCTGATTAAAGGAACGTGCCCCAAATGCCAAGCGCCAGATCAATATGGCGACAGCTGTGAAAAATGCGGCAGTACTTATCGTCCGACTGAGCTGATTAACCCCAAAAGCACGCTTACTGGTGAAACGCCGATCTTAAAAAGCTCGAAGCATTACTTTTTTGAACTGAGTAAATATGCAGACAAGCTTAAAGCTTGGACCCAAAAAGCTGGCGTGCTACCTGCGGAAGTCCAAAACTCCCTGCAAGGCTGGTTTGCCGACGGTCTCAAAGACTGGGATATCAGCCGGGATGCTCCCTATTTCGGATTTCTGATTCCTGGCGAGTCCGATAAATATTTCTATGTTTGGCTGGATGCGCCTGTTGGCTATATCAGCTTAAGTGAAGCAGCCGGCATGCTTGAGCGATGGAGCGATCCAGACACCAAGATTATCCATTTTATCGGCAAAGACATCGTCTATTTCCACACTTTGTTTTGGCCCGCCATGTTGATGGGGGCAGGGTACACGTTGCCAAGCCAAATTGCGGTGCATGGCATGCTAACGGTAAATGGCGAGAAAATGTCCAAATCCAGAGGCACGTTTATTCTTGCGGACAGGTACGCAGAGTATCTAGAGCCTGAAGCGCTTCGTTACTATCTGGCCTGTAAGCTATCAGCCAGAATCGAAGACATCGATTTAAGCTTCGAAGATTTTATCGGACGCGTGAATGCAGACTTAGTAAACAAGATCATCAATCTCATCAGTCGAACAGTGCCCCTGTTGCACAAAGGCTACGCCGGCAAACCCGGTGCGCTGGATTTAAAAATCGTCAGCGAAGTGAGCGCAGCAGCAGCCAATATTGAGCAAGCCTACCGACTCCGCGATACCATGCAGGTGGTAAGAGACGTCGTGCAAATTGCGGACATCGCCAACAAGTATTTGCAAGATAACAGCCCATGGGACGGGAAAAAGAACACGCCCGAGCAAGCGCACCAGCAACTCAGCACCGCCCTATGGGCCGGCAAGGTTTGTGTTGGTCTATTAAAACCCATTTTGCCACAAGTCGCAGAGCAAACCGAAAAGATGCTTGGCTTAAGCGCTTTTACTTTCGCCAATATCTTAACCCCGCTGCCAACAGACCAAGCACTGGCAACCTACACCCGCCTATTCGAACGCATCGACTCAAAAAAGGTCACCCAAATGCTAGAAATCGACCAGACCCCAATGTCGTCCCGGGCACCGACCCGGGACCCAGTCCCCGAATCTCTCAACATCACCATTGACGATTTCATGAAAGTCGATCTAAGAGCCGCCTTGGTCGTAGAAGCCAAAGCCGTAGAAGGCTCAGACAAGCTAATCGCTGTAACACTGGATGTAGGCCCACTCGGCAAGCGCAATGTGTTCTCCGGCTTAAGACCCCACATTCAACCCGAAGAATTGGTCGGTAAAATAGTGATGCTGGTCGCGAACTTAGCGCCTCGAAAAATGAAGTTCGGCATCAGCGAAGGTATGATATGCGCCGCAGGAGATGTGCCTAAGTTAGTTTTAGCTACCGGCGCAAACCCAGGCGATCAAATCAGATAG
- a CDS encoding 2OG-Fe(II) oxygenase family protein, with translation MLGKVDYLSTHASRQLHGSFLQTGFAVLVNHPVSKDLIANTYADWQRFFALPSRFNYLFDQASQTGYRPAALSEKAKGYNHIDLKEFFNYYEGGVCPPHALENTRRLRAELLKVAHALLAWVEQEMPPAVQQKLSEPLSQMVAGSTKHLFRPMHYPAFTGAEVEGALRAAPHEDINFITLLPASTAPGLQVKDIEGVWHELDCDPGALIVNIAEMLDIATGGYYPATTHQVVNPQGPLASKPRFSMPFFMHARPEVYLTPQRTVGDLLQERLIELGLA, from the coding sequence ATGCTAGGCAAAGTTGACTATTTAAGTACGCATGCATCGCGGCAGCTTCATGGCTCCTTTTTGCAAACGGGCTTTGCTGTGCTGGTAAATCATCCGGTTTCCAAAGATTTAATCGCCAATACCTACGCGGACTGGCAGCGGTTTTTTGCGTTGCCCAGTCGGTTTAATTATTTGTTTGATCAGGCGAGTCAGACAGGATATCGGCCTGCGGCTCTTTCAGAAAAAGCCAAGGGCTACAATCATATTGATCTCAAAGAGTTCTTTAACTATTATGAAGGCGGTGTTTGCCCCCCGCATGCACTAGAGAATACGCGCCGCTTGCGCGCTGAGCTGTTGAAGGTTGCGCATGCTCTTTTAGCTTGGGTTGAGCAGGAGATGCCGCCCGCGGTGCAGCAAAAGCTTTCGGAGCCGCTTTCTCAAATGGTCGCGGGCAGTACGAAGCATCTATTTAGACCAATGCATTACCCGGCCTTTACTGGCGCAGAAGTGGAGGGCGCGCTGCGAGCCGCGCCCCATGAAGATATTAATTTTATCACGTTGTTGCCTGCATCGACAGCGCCTGGCCTCCAGGTAAAAGATATTGAGGGTGTCTGGCATGAGCTTGATTGCGATCCTGGGGCGTTAATTGTTAACATTGCCGAAATGTTGGATATTGCTACCGGTGGCTACTACCCAGCCACCACACATCAGGTGGTGAATCCTCAAGGCCCATTGGCGAGCAAGCCTAGGTTTTCCATGCCGTTTTTTATGCATGCAAGACCTGAGGTTTATTTGACCCCTCAGCGGACGGTGGGTGATTTACTTCAGGAGCGCTTGATAGAGCTGGGCTTGGCCTGA
- a CDS encoding hemerythrin domain-containing protein: MNAIDFLISEHNKVRKTMADISDDSHREETKHKLFEELKADLLRHEEMEQTVWYPHFRNHKDLKDTVKHLLVEENGAEKALKSFDKKMDQDEWEMKFKKLKQDVEHHAKEEEKELFPEVKRILDEDTLEKIGKEMREFKQQYNP, translated from the coding sequence ATGAATGCAATCGATTTCTTAATTTCCGAACACAATAAGGTCCGTAAAACAATGGCAGACATCTCAGATGACTCCCACCGCGAAGAAACCAAACATAAGTTGTTTGAAGAGTTAAAAGCAGACTTGTTGCGCCACGAAGAAATGGAGCAAACCGTGTGGTATCCTCATTTTAGAAATCATAAAGATTTAAAAGATACCGTTAAACATCTCCTGGTTGAGGAAAACGGTGCTGAAAAAGCCTTGAAATCATTCGACAAAAAGATGGATCAAGATGAATGGGAAATGAAGTTTAAAAAGCTGAAACAGGATGTTGAACATCACGCAAAAGAAGAAGAGAAAGAGCTTTTCCCTGAAGTTAAACGAATTCTTGATGAAGATACGCTTGAGAAAATTGGTAAAGAAATGCGCGAATTTAAGCAGCAATATAACCCTTAA
- a CDS encoding MarC family protein, which yields MESINLIITKALPLFFLLDPFGVVGIVSALIKPYSQKKQAQILRREVFLSLVIMLFFFGFGSVFLNILDVSTEAVQITGGIIFFLFALNLLFPGQSALQLSSINEPFLVPIATPLIAGPSCLATIMLYAHDETATPIVISSIVLAWAVSGVIIILAPKIVRLVGDTGIKVLEQIVGLICTMIAIEMILVGIQGFLHV from the coding sequence ATGGAATCAATCAATTTAATTATCACCAAAGCCCTGCCGCTGTTTTTTCTGCTGGACCCGTTCGGTGTGGTCGGCATCGTCTCCGCATTGATCAAGCCCTATAGCCAAAAGAAGCAAGCCCAGATCCTGCGACGAGAAGTGTTTCTATCGCTGGTCATCATGCTGTTTTTCTTCGGCTTTGGCTCGGTCTTTTTAAACATTTTAGATGTCTCCACCGAAGCGGTTCAAATTACTGGTGGGATTATCTTTTTCCTGTTTGCGCTTAATTTGCTTTTCCCCGGCCAAAGTGCGCTGCAACTAAGCAGCATCAATGAGCCATTTTTGGTGCCCATTGCGACACCGCTCATCGCGGGACCTTCGTGTCTTGCGACAATTATGTTGTATGCGCATGATGAAACGGCCACACCGATTGTTATTAGCTCAATCGTGCTTGCATGGGCAGTTTCGGGTGTGATTATTATTCTGGCACCCAAAATAGTCCGCCTGGTAGGGGATACAGGCATCAAGGTGCTGGAGCAAATCGTCGGTCTTATCTGCACGATGATAGCAATTGAAATGATTTTGGTTGGCATCCAAGGGTTCTTGCACGTCTAA
- a CDS encoding MarC family protein produces MSLFSMSLTFFLILDSVGHIADFNHLIRRQPRRRQGFILAREMLIALLLLVAFHYFGAPLISSLGLTPATIRIAGGIVLFLIAIKMIFPSETRVFIDEAKGEPFIVPLATPMIAGPSILATVMFYASTDTRSNTVLMAILIAWTASLLILGFAWHFHDRLNQKALGAIERLMGLILTLLAVEIFLKGLKLFIWNQSI; encoded by the coding sequence ATGTCACTTTTTTCGATGTCCCTCACTTTTTTTTTGATTCTTGATTCCGTGGGCCACATTGCTGATTTCAATCATTTGATTCGTCGTCAACCGCGTCGTCGGCAGGGCTTTATCCTGGCGCGAGAAATGCTAATTGCGCTTTTATTGTTGGTGGCTTTCCACTACTTTGGAGCGCCTTTAATTAGCAGTTTGGGTTTAACGCCAGCGACCATTCGCATCGCGGGCGGGATCGTTTTATTTTTGATCGCCATTAAAATGATATTTCCATCTGAGACTCGGGTATTTATTGACGAGGCCAAAGGCGAGCCATTTATTGTTCCATTGGCAACGCCCATGATAGCGGGGCCTTCTATCCTGGCCACCGTCATGTTCTACGCCAGCACCGATACGCGTTCTAATACGGTGCTCATGGCCATTTTGATAGCTTGGACCGCTTCCCTACTGATTTTGGGATTTGCCTGGCATTTCCACGACCGGCTTAATCAAAAAGCGTTGGGCGCGATTGAGCGATTGATGGGTCTTATCTTAACTTTACTTGCAGTCGAAATATTTTTAAAAGGTCTAAAGCTATTTATATGGAATCAATCAATTTAA
- a CDS encoding 1,4-dihydroxy-2-naphthoate polyprenyltransferase: protein MKNWLLAARPKTLTVALAPVLVGSAYSWRDGFFSAEYSALIFATAILIQIGTNLCNDYYDFKKGADTAARVGPVRASAGGLISPLAVRNAFIGVFAVAAMLGLVLVFRGGLPILVIGVFSIAAGIAYTAGPYALAYVGLGELFVLIFFGPVAVAGTYYVQSLAFSWEAALAGIALGLLACAILVVNNLRDIDQDKIAHKKTLAVRFGRQFAHAEYVFCLLAPALIVCWLAAYGAALLVIVALFFMRKSKLAQLLPQTALLVLGFGIVLALEITQKSPESSLSFPAHMRIDQNP from the coding sequence GTGAAAAACTGGCTTTTGGCCGCGCGGCCTAAAACGTTAACGGTGGCCTTAGCGCCTGTCTTGGTAGGCAGCGCCTACTCTTGGCGAGATGGCTTTTTTTCCGCAGAGTATAGTGCGCTTATTTTTGCTACGGCGATACTCATCCAGATTGGTACCAATCTTTGCAATGACTATTATGACTTCAAAAAAGGGGCGGATACTGCGGCGCGTGTGGGGCCGGTGCGGGCGAGCGCTGGCGGTTTGATTTCGCCATTGGCCGTTCGAAATGCATTTATAGGCGTGTTTGCGGTCGCGGCGATGCTGGGCCTGGTGCTGGTTTTTAGAGGCGGCTTGCCAATCTTGGTGATCGGTGTTTTCTCGATTGCTGCTGGGATTGCTTACACAGCGGGACCTTATGCGCTGGCCTATGTTGGCCTGGGTGAGCTATTTGTGCTGATTTTTTTTGGCCCTGTTGCCGTGGCTGGAACTTATTATGTTCAAAGCTTGGCATTTAGCTGGGAGGCGGCGCTGGCTGGCATAGCCCTTGGGCTTCTTGCTTGCGCCATCTTGGTGGTTAATAACTTGCGCGATATCGACCAAGACAAAATCGCTCACAAAAAAACTTTGGCTGTTCGCTTTGGTCGGCAGTTTGCCCATGCGGAGTATGTATTTTGTTTGTTGGCGCCGGCGCTTATTGTCTGTTGGCTGGCAGCATATGGCGCGGCGTTGCTGGTTATCGTGGCATTATTTTTTATGAGAAAAAGCAAGCTCGCCCAGCTCCTGCCGCAGACGGCTTTGTTGGTGCTGGGGTTTGGCATCGTGCTTGCTTTAGAAATTACACAAAAAAGTCCGGAATCAAGTCTGTCGTTCCCGGCACACATGCGTATTGATCAAAATCCGTAA
- a CDS encoding GTP cyclohydrolase I has protein sequence MIECFEQLLSHMGNDKDRPELAATPLLAAKAFEQLSQGYNVNPQSLIAQELMRTPKGYNGSIELPDIPFISLCEHTFLPFLGTVTVHFSPNQSIIGAGCIEKLIHAFARRMQLQERLTLQIAETIYNELAPHWVQVDINAIHSCMDGRQLNTKVRLGIG, from the coding sequence ATGATTGAATGCTTCGAACAACTGTTAAGTCACATGGGCAATGACAAAGATCGCCCCGAATTGGCGGCCACACCCTTGCTGGCAGCCAAAGCTTTTGAGCAGCTGAGCCAAGGCTACAACGTGAACCCGCAGTCTCTCATTGCGCAGGAGCTCATGCGCACACCGAAGGGCTATAACGGCAGCATTGAACTCCCTGACATACCTTTCATATCTCTGTGCGAACATACCTTTTTACCGTTTTTAGGCACGGTAACCGTCCATTTTTCGCCAAACCAGTCAATCATTGGTGCTGGCTGCATTGAAAAACTAATTCATGCCTTCGCCCGCAGAATGCAGCTGCAAGAGCGCCTGACGCTGCAAATAGCCGAGACAATATATAATGAGTTAGCCCCTCACTGGGTGCAAGTAGACATCAATGCGATTCACAGTTGCATGGACGGCAGACAATTGAACACCAAGGTAAGGCTGGGAATAGGCTAG
- a CDS encoding Dps family protein produces the protein MEINTGIAEKSRREIADRLNGLLVETFALYLKTHYFHWNVTGPQFQSLHIMFEGQYNEIWLATDLIAERVRAIGGKAKYTEIPTFNESPATGEMISQLVEGHEAVIRLCREMFPLASDANDEVTADLLTQRMQIHEKTAWMLRSLC, from the coding sequence ATGGAAATCAATACCGGCATTGCCGAAAAGTCTCGTCGCGAAATTGCTGATCGGTTGAATGGCTTGTTGGTTGAAACCTTCGCGCTCTATCTAAAGACACACTACTTTCATTGGAATGTGACTGGTCCGCAGTTTCAATCGCTTCATATCATGTTTGAAGGTCAGTATAACGAAATTTGGCTTGCGACTGACTTGATTGCCGAGCGGGTTCGGGCGATTGGCGGGAAAGCTAAGTATACCGAGATTCCCACTTTTAATGAGTCGCCTGCGACAGGGGAAATGATCTCCCAATTGGTTGAAGGTCATGAAGCAGTGATTCGGCTTTGTAGAGAGATGTTTCCGCTCGCTTCTGATGCGAATGATGAAGTGACCGCTGATTTACTCACCCAGCGCATGCAGATCCATGAAAAGACGGCATGGATGCTGCGCAGTCTATGCTAG